In Halomarina salina, one DNA window encodes the following:
- a CDS encoding PHP domain-containing protein encodes MHDYHVHSNYSDGTFLYHMCHAAEEAGLDGLGFADHCNVSTREPQRREKQMFGFNLDATYERRRAGIEAIRDKFGLRVYDAVEMDYLPDERDTIARFLDEANFDYAIGSVHTVDDRNVQTTGPFREMDEPERRAVVDAYYDALVSLVESELFEVAAHPDLLERTTPLRGFTTEDHYRRVAEAFADSRTVPEVNAGRVLRDYGELHPKTEFYEVLREYDVEFTLGTDSHRPDEIEPRADELDRFCAETELEPVELRV; translated from the coding sequence GTGCACGACTACCACGTCCACTCGAACTACTCGGACGGGACCTTTCTCTACCATATGTGCCACGCCGCCGAGGAGGCGGGTCTGGACGGGCTGGGCTTCGCCGACCACTGTAACGTCTCTACTCGCGAGCCACAGCGCCGGGAGAAGCAGATGTTCGGGTTCAATCTGGACGCGACCTACGAGCGACGCCGGGCGGGTATCGAGGCCATCCGTGACAAGTTCGGCCTCCGCGTCTACGACGCCGTCGAGATGGACTACCTCCCCGACGAGCGAGACACCATCGCCCGCTTCCTCGACGAGGCGAACTTCGACTACGCCATCGGCAGCGTCCACACCGTCGACGACCGGAACGTCCAGACGACCGGCCCGTTCCGAGAGATGGACGAGCCAGAGCGTCGGGCGGTCGTCGACGCCTACTACGACGCCCTCGTCTCGCTCGTCGAGTCCGAACTGTTCGAGGTGGCCGCCCACCCCGACCTCCTCGAACGCACGACGCCGCTGCGCGGGTTCACCACCGAGGACCACTACCGCCGCGTCGCCGAGGCGTTCGCCGACTCGCGGACGGTCCCCGAGGTGAACGCCGGGCGGGTCCTGCGCGACTACGGCGAACTGCACCCGAAGACCGAGTTCTACGAGGTCCTCCGCGAGTACGACGTCGAGTTCACGCTCGGCACCGACTCCCACCGCCCAGACGAGATAGAACCGCGCGCCGACGAACTCGACCGGTTCTGTGCGGAGACGGAGTTAGAGCCGGTCGAACTGCGCGTCTGA
- a CDS encoding ribosome biogenesis/translation initiation ATPase RLI, whose translation MADDSIAVVDLDRCQPDRCNYECANYCPPNRTGKECIVTREERHGDDAYEGDPDQVSISEDICLGESCGICVVKCPFDALEIINLPQELDEEPVHRYGENAFALYGLPAPQDGKVTGILGPNGIGKTTAVRILADEITPNLGDPNAEPDWDAVIDEYRGTELQNYLEELQADEVAVARKPQYVDKIPNQFDGNTRQLLESTDERGVVDELVDRLSIRPVVDQSIDTLSGGELQRVALAATLARDADFYFLDEITPYLDIGQRVTAARLIRELAEEGDRSMLVVEHDLAVLDLLADSLNVAYGEPGAFGVITPPKSTRQGVNQYLSGYLENENMRIRPEAIEFERHAPRSSYQGETLASYPDLTMSYGEDEFTLDVEAGEIRENEVLGVVGPNGIGKSTFAKLLAGRIEATEGEMDTRLDISYKPQYVDIDQPMRVDAFLASITDQFGSSYWETEIANPLQLGRIMEQNLTDLSGGERQRVAIAACLSKDADLYLLDEPSAHLDVEQRVLATRAIRRYTENHDATAMVIDHDIYMIDLLSDRLMVFDGEPAVRGETSPPVGMREGMNQFLSNLDITFRRDQRTSRPRINKPGSQLDREQKNAGEYYYAPAGDDEDE comes from the coding sequence ATGGCCGACGACAGCATCGCGGTGGTCGACCTCGACAGGTGTCAGCCCGACCGCTGTAACTACGAGTGTGCGAACTACTGCCCCCCCAACCGGACGGGCAAGGAGTGCATCGTCACGCGCGAGGAGCGCCACGGCGACGACGCCTACGAGGGCGACCCCGACCAGGTGTCCATCTCCGAGGACATCTGTCTCGGCGAGTCGTGTGGCATCTGCGTCGTCAAGTGTCCGTTCGACGCGCTGGAGATCATCAACCTCCCGCAGGAGCTCGACGAGGAACCGGTCCACCGCTACGGCGAGAACGCGTTCGCGCTCTACGGCCTCCCCGCCCCACAGGACGGGAAGGTGACCGGCATCCTCGGGCCGAACGGCATCGGGAAGACCACCGCCGTCCGCATCCTCGCCGACGAGATAACGCCGAACCTCGGCGACCCGAACGCGGAACCTGACTGGGACGCCGTCATCGACGAGTACCGCGGGACGGAGCTCCAGAACTACCTCGAAGAGCTCCAGGCCGACGAGGTCGCGGTCGCCCGTAAACCGCAGTACGTCGACAAGATCCCGAACCAGTTCGACGGCAACACCCGCCAGCTCCTCGAATCGACCGACGAGCGGGGCGTCGTCGACGAACTCGTCGACCGCCTCTCGATTCGGCCGGTCGTCGACCAGTCCATCGACACGCTCTCCGGGGGCGAACTCCAGCGGGTCGCGCTCGCGGCCACGCTCGCTCGCGACGCCGACTTCTACTTCCTCGACGAGATTACGCCCTACCTCGACATCGGCCAGCGCGTCACCGCGGCGCGTCTCATCCGGGAACTCGCCGAGGAGGGCGACCGCTCGATGCTCGTCGTCGAACACGACCTGGCGGTGCTCGACCTGCTGGCGGACTCGCTGAACGTCGCCTACGGTGAACCCGGCGCGTTCGGCGTCATCACGCCGCCCAAATCGACGCGGCAGGGCGTCAACCAGTACCTCTCGGGCTACCTCGAGAACGAGAACATGCGCATCCGCCCGGAGGCCATCGAGTTCGAGCGTCACGCGCCCCGGTCGTCGTACCAGGGCGAGACGCTCGCCTCGTACCCCGACCTCACGATGTCCTACGGCGAGGACGAGTTCACGCTCGACGTCGAGGCCGGCGAGATACGCGAGAACGAGGTGCTCGGCGTCGTCGGTCCGAACGGTATCGGGAAGTCGACGTTCGCCAAACTGCTCGCCGGTCGCATCGAGGCGACCGAGGGCGAGATGGACACGCGTCTCGACATCTCCTACAAACCGCAGTACGTCGACATCGACCAGCCGATGCGCGTCGACGCCTTCCTGGCGTCTATCACCGACCAGTTCGGCTCCTCGTACTGGGAGACGGAGATCGCGAACCCGCTCCAGCTGGGGCGCATCATGGAGCAGAACCTCACCGACCTCTCCGGAGGGGAGCGTCAACGCGTCGCCATCGCGGCGTGCCTCTCGAAGGACGCCGACCTCTACCTGCTCGACGAGCCGTCGGCGCACCTCGACGTTGAACAGCGGGTGCTCGCCACCCGCGCCATCCGGCGGTACACCGAGAACCACGACGCGACGGCGATGGTCATCGACCACGACATCTACATGATCGACCTGCTGTCGGACCGCCTGATGGTGTTCGACGGCGAACCCGCCGTCCGCGGCGAGACCTCTCCCCCGGTCGGGATGCGCGAGGGGATGAACCAGTTCCTCTCGAACCTCGACATCACGTTCCGCCGCGACCAGCGCACCAGCCGTCCGCGCATCAACAAGCCGGGTAGCCAGCTCGACCGCGAGCAGAAGAACGCGGGCGAGTACTACTACGCGCCTGCCGGGGACGACGAAGACGAGTAG
- a CDS encoding HVO_0416 family zinc finger protein: MATNGDVFDDFLEQRGHRTEAPSWDREYNKKQCPECCSLHDLSATECSVCGWLPN, encoded by the coding sequence ATGGCAACGAACGGCGACGTGTTCGACGACTTCCTGGAGCAACGTGGACACCGGACTGAAGCGCCGAGCTGGGACCGAGAGTATAACAAGAAACAGTGTCCCGAGTGCTGCAGTCTCCACGACCTCTCCGCGACGGAGTGTAGCGTCTGTGGGTGGCTCCCGAACTGA
- a CDS encoding UvrD-helicase domain-containing protein, whose protein sequence is MTDTQVTRLFGGPGCGKTTALLDRVDALLDEGVDVNDILVVSYTRAAAAEIRERLAERLECSPRALRGNVATMHAKAYELLDLSRSDVVGEKDKKEFCEDYGLEFEDEYEASRRRSSRSTTMGNKLIATSQWLQRTRRDVADWYDVPFQWNVDEVRLPPDIDPNAQTGNKYTPTWPSSDERLDVPEAIRAWRSYKGENGLVGFADMLERVKQRSLLPNVDYLVIDEFQDITTLQYEVYDEWKPHMEKVLIAGDDDQVVYAWQGADPHLLLNEVGEDVILDTSYRLPSRILNVVNREIDHVTERQEKDFLPRKEGGRVEAVPSPSMYDLVRNIRATIEQDPDGDVMLLFRARYQMFQFMDEFISYGIPFQALTDQRMWTDRFTDYVTAIEQLEDGEDINGLQARRLAEMLDSAAFGTGERDELFDAIDDRQEETGIEDLTEMTVDEAFVKEHAPFLPDRASAADMVRKVTNYQKRSLKAYVGGDYQDVDRSRVRVGTIHSAKGREADHVFVCTDLTEKVVEQMAATIEDENPEGAAAFEESTNPVPCLTDNERRVFYVGMSRARERLVLLENLVDGAPTLPIDVLLHNELTSRDLDDLMTEAQEPMAVQ, encoded by the coding sequence ATGACGGATACGCAGGTCACCCGGTTGTTCGGTGGTCCGGGCTGCGGGAAGACGACTGCTCTCCTCGACCGTGTCGACGCACTCCTCGACGAGGGCGTCGACGTGAACGACATCCTGGTCGTCTCCTACACGCGCGCAGCGGCGGCAGAGATCCGCGAACGACTCGCAGAGCGACTGGAGTGTAGCCCCCGTGCACTTCGCGGCAACGTCGCCACGATGCACGCGAAGGCGTACGAACTGCTCGACCTCTCGCGGAGCGACGTCGTCGGCGAGAAGGACAAGAAGGAGTTCTGCGAGGACTACGGCCTGGAGTTCGAAGACGAGTACGAGGCCTCCCGGCGACGCTCCTCGCGCTCGACGACGATGGGGAACAAGCTCATCGCCACGAGCCAGTGGCTCCAGCGGACCCGCCGCGACGTCGCCGACTGGTACGACGTGCCGTTCCAGTGGAACGTCGACGAGGTGCGGCTCCCGCCGGACATCGACCCGAACGCCCAGACGGGCAACAAGTACACCCCGACGTGGCCGTCCTCGGACGAGCGCCTCGACGTGCCCGAGGCCATCCGCGCGTGGCGCTCGTACAAGGGCGAGAACGGGCTGGTCGGGTTCGCGGACATGCTCGAACGCGTCAAGCAGCGCTCGCTGCTCCCGAACGTCGACTACCTCGTCATCGACGAGTTTCAGGACATCACGACGCTCCAGTACGAGGTGTACGACGAGTGGAAACCGCACATGGAGAAGGTGCTCATCGCGGGCGACGACGACCAGGTCGTCTACGCGTGGCAGGGCGCTGACCCGCACCTCCTGCTCAACGAGGTAGGTGAGGACGTCATCCTCGACACCTCCTACCGCCTCCCCTCGCGCATCCTCAACGTCGTCAACCGGGAGATCGATCACGTCACCGAGCGCCAGGAGAAGGACTTCCTGCCGCGCAAGGAGGGCGGGCGCGTCGAGGCCGTCCCGAGTCCGTCGATGTACGACCTCGTCCGGAACATCCGCGCGACCATCGAGCAGGACCCCGACGGTGACGTGATGCTCCTGTTCCGGGCGCGGTACCAGATGTTCCAGTTCATGGACGAGTTCATCTCCTACGGCATCCCGTTCCAGGCGCTCACCGACCAGCGGATGTGGACCGACCGGTTCACCGACTACGTCACCGCCATCGAGCAACTGGAGGACGGCGAGGACATCAACGGCCTGCAGGCCCGCCGTCTCGCCGAGATGCTCGACTCCGCCGCGTTCGGCACCGGCGAGCGCGACGAACTGTTCGACGCCATCGACGACCGGCAGGAGGAGACGGGCATCGAGGACCTCACCGAGATGACCGTCGACGAGGCGTTCGTCAAGGAACACGCGCCGTTCCTCCCCGACCGCGCCTCCGCGGCCGACATGGTCCGGAAGGTGACGAACTACCAGAAGCGATCGCTGAAGGCCTACGTCGGTGGCGATTACCAGGACGTCGACCGGTCGCGCGTCCGCGTCGGCACCATCCACTCCGCGAAGGGTCGTGAGGCCGACCACGTGTTCGTCTGCACCGACCTCACGGAGAAGGTGGTCGAGCAGATGGCGGCGACCATCGAGGACGAGAACCCCGAGGGCGCGGCCGCCTTCGAGGAGTCCACGAACCCCGTCCCGTGTCTCACTGACAACGAGCGTCGCGTCTTCTACGTCGGGATGTCCCGCGCTCGCGAGCGCCTCGTCCTGCTGGAGAACCTCGTCGACGGCGCGCCGACCCTGCCCATCGACGTGCTGCTCCACAACGAACTGACCAGCCGGGACCTGGACGACCTCATGACCGAGGCCCAGGAACCGATGGCGGTCCAGTAG
- a CDS encoding PrsW family intramembrane metalloprotease, which translates to MARRDPVEARAKRSRDLYGIATWEPRSMLDRFAVRLHHLAVLVGKWLLVLVAVLFTLLIGAAGALTNPVILGLTLLSAVPALALVAYVYRTDVTSGEPLTLLAVTFLLAIVFASFAAIANTIFGNLLGVGIASGETTVLSLVGSILFFFLVVGPVEETVKILAVRFYAFRSDEFDAVVDGVVYGAVAGLGFAFVENAIYIQRSAGESLSMGGPEQVLAEVGATATIRALAGPGHVIYSAFAGYYLGLAKFNPDDAGPIIAKGVVIAALIHATYNSFATAALPGLTALLEPTLPSISVFFAFVVLFQGFFGYLLYRKIKAYTAAYRDVMSDAERSRSIGVERTEFDG; encoded by the coding sequence ATGGCACGACGCGACCCGGTCGAAGCCCGGGCCAAGCGCTCTCGCGACCTCTACGGCATCGCGACGTGGGAACCACGCTCGATGCTCGACCGCTTCGCGGTCCGGCTCCACCACCTCGCCGTCCTCGTCGGCAAGTGGCTCCTGGTCCTCGTCGCAGTGTTGTTCACACTGCTCATCGGGGCGGCCGGCGCGCTGACGAACCCGGTCATCCTCGGACTGACGCTCCTCTCGGCGGTTCCGGCGCTCGCCCTCGTCGCGTACGTCTACCGGACCGACGTCACGAGCGGCGAGCCGTTGACGCTGCTGGCGGTCACGTTCCTGCTCGCCATCGTCTTCGCCAGCTTCGCGGCCATCGCCAACACCATCTTCGGCAACCTGCTCGGGGTCGGTATCGCCAGCGGCGAGACGACCGTCCTCTCGCTCGTCGGCTCCATCCTCTTCTTCTTCCTCGTCGTCGGGCCGGTCGAGGAGACGGTGAAGATACTCGCCGTCCGGTTCTACGCCTTCCGGAGCGACGAGTTCGACGCCGTCGTCGACGGAGTGGTGTACGGCGCGGTGGCGGGCCTCGGCTTCGCCTTCGTCGAGAACGCCATCTACATCCAGCGCTCGGCGGGCGAGTCGCTCTCGATGGGCGGCCCCGAACAGGTGCTCGCCGAGGTCGGCGCGACCGCGACGATTCGGGCGCTCGCCGGCCCCGGTCACGTCATCTACTCCGCGTTCGCGGGCTACTACCTCGGCCTCGCCAAGTTCAACCCAGACGACGCCGGTCCCATCATCGCCAAGGGCGTCGTCATCGCCGCCCTCATCCACGCGACGTACAACTCGTTCGCGACCGCCGCGCTGCCCGGCCTCACCGCCCTCCTCGAACCGACGCTCCCCTCCATCAGCGTCTTCTTCGCGTTCGTCGTCCTGTTCCAGGGGTTCTTCGGCTACCTGCTCTACCGGAAGATCAAGGCGTACACCGCCGCCTACCGCGACGTGATGAGCGACGCCGAGCGCTCCCGCTCCATCGGCGTGGAACGCACCGAGTTCGACGGGTAA
- a CDS encoding GMP synthase subunit A, with translation MTRIVVVDNHGQFTHLEGRALRDVGVETAIVDNETPPAEVEADGVVLSGGPDMDRTGHSADYLDRDVPVFGICLGMQLIANALGGRVGSGDYGGYADVTVEILDDADPLVGSLAPETRVWASHADEVVEVPEGFTRTAKSDVCGVEAMSDPDRDLYGVQWHPEVAHTERGQEVFENFVSLCE, from the coding sequence ATGACGCGCATCGTCGTGGTGGACAACCACGGGCAGTTCACCCACCTCGAAGGCCGCGCGCTTCGCGACGTGGGCGTCGAGACGGCCATCGTGGACAACGAGACGCCTCCCGCGGAGGTCGAGGCCGACGGCGTGGTCCTCTCGGGCGGCCCCGACATGGACCGGACCGGCCACAGCGCCGACTATCTCGACCGGGACGTCCCCGTCTTCGGTATCTGCCTGGGGATGCAGTTGATAGCGAACGCACTCGGCGGTCGGGTGGGGTCGGGCGACTACGGCGGCTACGCCGACGTCACCGTCGAGATTCTCGACGACGCCGACCCGCTGGTCGGGTCGCTCGCCCCCGAGACCCGCGTCTGGGCGAGTCACGCCGACGAGGTGGTCGAGGTCCCCGAGGGGTTCACCCGGACCGCGAAGAGCGACGTCTGTGGCGTCGAGGCGATGAGCGACCCCGACCGCGACCTCTACGGCGTGCAGTGGCACCCCGAGGTCGCCCACACGGAGCGTGGTCAGGAGGTCTTCGAGAACTTCGTCTCGCTCTGTGAGTAG
- a CDS encoding TrmB family transcriptional regulator, producing the protein MPTNEHRTRAVDSLESLGLREYEAKCFVALVQLSEGTAKEVSKVASVPRSRVYDSLEKLQNRGLVDVRESNPRKYRGVSVETAIQTLRNEFTTHLETAGENLKELQVSPHNGDNEFWTVSGRENVTERGNELVDDADHEVVVVLPDDEHVVDISLDWVERALDEGVTTLVDAPSVTVQQRVETEVPGAQVFTSSREGDRTLGRTLLVDDSSVLLSVIEEPLPTVQEETAVVSNGGVGTRIASIVEDISRIRRRIPAVETPATAEASVDATNVDD; encoded by the coding sequence ATGCCCACGAACGAACACCGAACCCGAGCCGTCGACTCACTCGAGTCCCTCGGCCTCCGAGAGTACGAGGCGAAGTGCTTCGTCGCACTCGTCCAGCTCTCGGAAGGCACGGCGAAGGAGGTGAGTAAGGTCGCGAGTGTCCCACGCTCTCGCGTCTACGACTCGCTCGAGAAGTTACAGAACCGAGGTCTGGTCGACGTCCGGGAGTCGAATCCGCGGAAGTACCGCGGCGTCTCCGTCGAGACGGCCATCCAGACGCTCCGCAACGAGTTCACCACGCATCTCGAGACGGCCGGCGAGAACCTCAAGGAACTGCAGGTGTCTCCGCACAACGGTGACAACGAGTTCTGGACGGTCTCGGGCCGCGAGAACGTGACCGAACGCGGTAACGAACTCGTCGACGACGCGGACCACGAAGTCGTCGTCGTCCTCCCGGACGACGAGCACGTCGTCGACATCTCGCTGGACTGGGTCGAACGAGCGCTCGACGAGGGCGTCACGACGCTCGTCGACGCACCGAGCGTGACGGTCCAGCAACGCGTCGAGACCGAGGTACCCGGCGCGCAGGTGTTCACCTCGTCGCGAGAGGGCGACCGGACGCTCGGTCGCACGCTGCTCGTCGACGACAGTTCGGTCCTCCTCAGCGTCATCGAGGAACCGCTCCCGACCGTCCAGGAGGAGACGGCGGTCGTGAGCAACGGCGGCGTCGGCACCCGCATCGCCTCCATCGTCGAGGACATCTCCCGCATCCGACGCCGGATTCCGGCCGTGGAGACGCCCGCGACGGCCGAGGCGTCGGTCGACGCGACGAACGTCGACGACTGA
- a CDS encoding DUF7097 family protein, translating to MEKTPLGTSVGVDDPFDYVERCDHVTDDGKCRYAFECEERRSSVRSSGRSPRDADPDSTFFQTLRDRDYRCPVVTDAGPDWEWADCPHFRCTNRSRECIRCGLEEVRMAHDDARPLLEEHHLSYRASANGGTNGHPEELTHEITVYLCRWCHAKVHDSFARIDDDANPPPEALAAREERRSQELDELGFDSAADRYRDS from the coding sequence ATGGAGAAGACGCCGCTCGGCACCTCCGTCGGCGTGGACGACCCGTTCGACTACGTCGAGCGGTGCGACCACGTCACCGACGACGGGAAGTGTCGGTATGCGTTCGAGTGCGAGGAGCGACGCTCCTCGGTGCGGTCGAGCGGGCGAAGCCCGCGAGACGCCGACCCCGATTCGACGTTCTTCCAGACGTTACGGGACCGCGACTACCGCTGCCCCGTCGTCACCGACGCGGGACCGGACTGGGAGTGGGCCGACTGCCCTCACTTCCGGTGTACGAACCGCTCGCGCGAGTGCATCCGCTGTGGGCTGGAGGAGGTCCGGATGGCCCACGACGATGCCCGCCCACTGCTCGAAGAACACCACCTCTCGTACCGCGCCTCGGCGAACGGCGGGACGAACGGGCACCCCGAGGAACTCACCCACGAGATTACGGTCTACCTCTGTCGATGGTGTCACGCGAAGGTCCACGACTCGTTCGCGCGCATCGACGACGACGCGAATCCGCCCCCGGAGGCGCTGGCGGCCCGCGAGGAACGACGGTCGCAGGAACTGGACGAACTCGGGTTCGACTCCGCGGCGGACCGCTACCGGGACTCGTAA
- a CDS encoding winged helix-turn-helix domain-containing protein translates to MSDSSAEGLADLPPSAKLVYKVLQYNGPLTQKGIVEESMLSARTVRYALERLEGIDAVDEDVYFADARQNLYEIVSAQGETPDAQAVGDD, encoded by the coding sequence ATGAGCGACTCTTCCGCCGAGGGGCTTGCGGACCTGCCACCGAGCGCCAAGCTCGTATATAAGGTCCTGCAGTACAACGGCCCACTGACACAGAAGGGCATCGTCGAGGAGTCGATGCTCTCCGCGAGAACCGTCCGCTACGCACTCGAACGACTCGAAGGCATCGACGCGGTCGACGAGGACGTCTACTTCGCCGACGCCCGACAGAACCTCTACGAGATCGTCTCCGCGCAGGGCGAGACGCCCGACGCGCAGGCGGTCGGCGACGACTGA
- a CDS encoding DUF2070 family protein yields the protein MTTTQGDLAALSRYIFRAPQWYASVAFSLLIAVVTGIAAFDSRFVLEDAWQGLFFVGIPTLAASVLTPWVDRRLDGQLTPNRASLLALFCELVTVGLLTLAAVVVVLSGPLPFVPTLAQGFVFDVLLVALASVFAIRLFVSMAVSGHRLRWAILPASIQTLAGALLLFVYSGTMTYLEIGGGPLAQSYLSRPEQAPPQLSAIVPSDFVLLAFMCALYAASTWLFLVVIDQPWKRSLGVSVLDFGRGFIGHIAEGSRELEDFFEQLGEEAVVPVTVLSVRREGDDGTPGEEKARFVLPMIHPGPMGEIGGGNLPQRVAASTEGLGFPPHATAGHDFNLVTEREVDTVIDAANRAADRVEYAERATESYHVRQGDVGILAQAFGDDALLVASYAPNYADDVDYSVGLSAAAEARAGGLREAMVVDAHNSNDGLAGEDLGHVTPGSERSFDMLGAARTVGIDLGDAPRQRLRLGVAWERTDWTPTEGIGPLGVRVAVVEAGEQRTAYVLVDGNNMVPGLRGRLVDAVSDHVDAAEVMTTDTHIVNTVEADNQVGAAIDHDELAALVVDLVDRAVDDLEPVVAGMASERARVTVFGNDRTETLASHANAMIAMGGALAVAFVIGVTAVSALVFFLT from the coding sequence ATGACGACGACCCAGGGCGACCTCGCCGCGCTCTCGCGGTACATCTTCCGCGCCCCGCAGTGGTACGCCAGCGTCGCGTTCTCGCTGCTCATCGCCGTCGTCACCGGTATCGCGGCGTTCGACTCGCGGTTCGTCCTCGAAGACGCGTGGCAGGGGCTGTTCTTCGTCGGTATCCCGACGCTCGCCGCCAGCGTCCTCACCCCGTGGGTCGACCGCCGACTGGACGGACAGCTCACGCCCAACCGGGCGTCGCTGCTCGCCCTGTTCTGCGAACTCGTCACCGTCGGCCTGCTGACGCTGGCGGCGGTGGTCGTCGTCCTGTCGGGACCGCTCCCGTTCGTCCCGACGCTCGCACAGGGGTTCGTCTTCGACGTGCTGCTCGTCGCCCTCGCCAGCGTGTTCGCCATCCGCCTGTTCGTGTCGATGGCGGTCTCCGGACACCGCCTCCGGTGGGCCATCCTCCCGGCGAGCATCCAGACGCTCGCGGGCGCGCTCCTCCTGTTCGTCTACAGCGGGACGATGACGTACCTCGAGATAGGCGGCGGACCCCTCGCGCAGTCGTACCTCTCGCGGCCGGAGCAGGCCCCGCCGCAGCTGTCGGCCATCGTACCGAGCGACTTCGTCCTCCTCGCGTTCATGTGTGCGCTCTACGCCGCCTCGACCTGGTTGTTCCTCGTCGTCATCGACCAGCCCTGGAAGCGGAGCCTCGGCGTCAGCGTCCTCGACTTCGGGCGCGGCTTCATCGGCCACATCGCCGAGGGGTCGCGGGAACTGGAGGACTTCTTCGAGCAGTTGGGCGAGGAGGCCGTCGTCCCGGTGACGGTGCTCTCCGTCCGCCGCGAGGGCGACGACGGCACGCCCGGGGAGGAGAAGGCCCGGTTCGTCCTCCCGATGATACACCCCGGCCCGATGGGCGAAATCGGGGGCGGAAACCTCCCCCAGCGAGTCGCCGCCTCGACCGAAGGGCTGGGCTTCCCGCCCCACGCCACCGCCGGCCACGACTTCAACCTCGTCACCGAGCGAGAGGTGGACACCGTCATCGACGCCGCGAACCGCGCCGCCGACCGCGTCGAGTACGCCGAACGCGCCACCGAGAGCTACCACGTCAGACAGGGCGATGTCGGCATCCTCGCGCAGGCGTTCGGCGACGACGCCCTCCTCGTCGCCAGCTACGCGCCGAACTACGCCGACGACGTGGACTACTCGGTCGGCCTCTCGGCGGCCGCCGAGGCACGCGCCGGCGGCCTCCGCGAGGCGATGGTCGTCGACGCGCACAACAGCAACGACGGTCTCGCCGGCGAGGACCTCGGCCACGTCACGCCGGGGAGCGAGCGCTCCTTCGACATGCTCGGGGCCGCTCGCACCGTCGGCATCGACCTCGGCGACGCGCCTCGCCAGCGCCTCCGACTCGGCGTCGCCTGGGAGCGGACCGACTGGACGCCGACGGAAGGTATCGGGCCGCTCGGCGTCCGCGTCGCCGTCGTGGAGGCGGGCGAACAGCGGACCGCCTACGTCCTCGTCGACGGCAACAACATGGTGCCGGGGCTCCGGGGGCGACTGGTCGACGCCGTCTCCGACCACGTCGACGCCGCCGAGGTGATGACGACGGACACGCACATCGTCAACACCGTCGAGGCGGACAACCAGGTCGGAGCGGCCATCGACCACGACGAACTGGCGGCCCTCGTCGTGGACCTGGTCGACCGGGCGGTCGACGACCTCGAACCGGTCGTCGCGGGGATGGCGAGCGAACGAGCGCGAGTCACCGTCTTCGGCAACGACCGCACCGAGACGCTCGCCTCGCACGCAAACGCGATGATCGCCATGGGCGGTGCGCTCGCCGTCGCGTTCGTCATCGGCGTCACCGCCGTGAGCGCCCTCGTCTTCTTCCTCACCTGA
- a CDS encoding DUF7532 family protein translates to MHFDSRTQRALREVGLSTDDIAEADGYVKQYTDEAADALVAFFEAHDTVYSDMDLAHSADGVNEHTVDHLDCYTHADSIRGYLKFDTWGVPVEGGRPLDDGLVELTLGPTVNGRTRFAADPDAL, encoded by the coding sequence ATGCACTTCGACAGTCGAACCCAGCGCGCGCTCCGCGAGGTGGGCCTCTCGACGGACGACATCGCCGAGGCCGACGGCTACGTCAAACAGTACACCGACGAGGCCGCCGACGCGCTCGTCGCCTTCTTCGAGGCACACGACACCGTCTACTCGGACATGGACCTCGCGCACAGCGCGGACGGCGTGAACGAGCACACCGTCGACCACCTCGACTGCTACACCCACGCCGACAGCATCCGCGGCTACCTGAAGTTCGACACGTGGGGCGTCCCGGTCGAAGGAGGCAGACCGCTCGACGACGGCCTCGTCGAACTGACGCTCGGCCCGACGGTGAACGGTCGGACCCGCTTCGCCGCCGACCCCGACGCGCTATGA
- a CDS encoding DUF192 domain-containing protein, with amino-acid sequence MRVVHESGRVLASEVETADSFLSQARGLMFRRSIPDDYALVFRFDDQGPRDLHMVFVPFAIDACWLCDGVVQQVSRLRAWRGYGKHVADTVVEAPAGTFDDVEAGDRLRFE; translated from the coding sequence ATGCGCGTCGTCCACGAGTCGGGTCGCGTCCTCGCCAGCGAGGTGGAGACGGCCGACTCCTTCCTCTCGCAGGCCCGCGGCCTGATGTTCCGGCGGTCGATTCCCGACGACTACGCCCTCGTGTTCCGGTTCGACGACCAGGGACCGCGGGACCTGCACATGGTGTTCGTCCCGTTCGCCATCGACGCCTGCTGGCTCTGTGACGGCGTCGTCCAGCAGGTGTCGAGACTCCGGGCGTGGCGTGGGTACGGGAAGCACGTCGCCGACACCGTCGTCGAGGCACCGGCTGGCACGTTCGACGACGTCGAGGCGGGCGACAGACTCCGGTTCGAGTGA